Genomic segment of Microbacterium sp. BH-3-3-3:
GGTGCTCGCGCGCCAGCCGGCGTGCCGTAGGGCGTCGAGCTCGGTGTGCTCGGCCACCGCGAGCAGCACCGCGAGAGACGATCGCGGAGCGGTCGATCCGAGGCCCGCGCGGTCGTCGGGGGTCAACGAGCCCGTGACGACCACGAGCGGTCCGAGCAGGGCGGCGGCCGAGGCGGGCAGCACGCGCCGCGACTCGTCGTCGGGCCGCGCCGTGAGCGTGGCGAACATCGCCGCGGCGGCGCGCGCCTCGACGTCGTCGCCGCCCTCGACGGGGTCGACCAGCAGGGTGCCGTCGCTGTCGACGACGTCGACCGTGTACCCCTCGTGCACGAGGCGCGCGAGAACCGAGACGCAGGCGCTCACGGCCGTCTCGAACGCGGGGTCGCTCGCGGGGGCGAGCGCGGCGGCCGGCGACCAGCGCGAGACGGCGCGGTCGAGGACGACGGTCGCCGCGGGGCTGGACTCCTGCTCCTCCTGGCGCACCATGAGCATGTCGCGGTGCGCGGTGGCGCGCCAGTGGATGCGGCGCATCGAATCGCCGGGCGCGTAGGGACGGGCGACGAGGTTGTCGGCCCCTTGCCCCAGCTGCAGCGCGGCGGTCTGCCGTGTTCCCCCGGCCTCTCCCGACGCTGACGGCAGGGCCGCGAGGTCGATCACGGCCGGGGCGACGGTGACGGGGGTCGGTCGGCCCAGGCGCAGGCGTCGCCGGAGCACCCCGAACGGATCGGTCGTGGTCACCTCGAGCGGTCCGAGCGAATGGATGCCGCGCGCCGCGCCGACGACGTCGTAACGCAGCTCCACCGCGGCGGCGGCGGGGAAGCTGCCCCGGGCGCGCCCCGCGAGGCCGGCGGGAACGACGTCGCTCCATCGCCCGGCCGACGCGGGGAGGGCGCTGCGCAGACCCGCGCGCACGACCACCTCGGCCCGAGCGCCGACCTCGGGCACATCGGGTGAGACCGCGCGGGTCACCTCGCCCGCGCCGCGGGTCAGCAGCAGCACGACGGCCGAACCCGCGAGCAGCGCGACGAGCAGCGTGCCGAAGTACATCAGTTCGGGGATGCCGGCTTGCCGCGCCACCACGAACGACGTCACCGCCAGCACCAGCGCCCCCGTGCCGCGCAGGGTGAAGGGCCAGAGTCGACTCACGCGGGGCTCACGGTCGCGGGGCGAGCGGCACGCGCACGCTGGCGGCGATCCGATCGAGCGCCTCGGCGACCACCGCGGCTCCGGCACGCCCACCGGCCGCCGAGCGATTGGCGATGAGGCGGTGGGCGAAGACGGGCGACAGCAGCGCGGTGAGGTCGTCGGGAATGACGTACGAGCGCCCGTCGAGGGCCGCGCGCACCTTCGCCGCGCGCACGAGCTGCAGGGTCGCGCGCGGGCTGGCGCCCAGACGGATGTCGGGGTGGCTGCGGGTGGCCTGCGCGAGCGCCACGACGTACTCCTCGAGCGCGGGGGCGAGGTGAACACCGCGGGCCCATGCGATCATCGCGGTCACCTGTTTGGCCGTGACGGCGGGCGTCAGGGCGTCGAGCGGATTGACCGTGTCGCGCTGGCGCAGCATGAGCGCCTCGGCCGCGGCATCGGGGTAGCCCATCGAGATGCGCAGCAGGAAGCGGTCGCGCTGCGCCTCGGGAAGGGCGTACGTGCCCTCCATCTCGAGGGGGTTCTGGGTCGCGACGACCAGGAACGGCGAGGGGAGCACGTGCGTGCGCCCGTCGACGGTCACCTGGCGCTCCTCCATCGCCTCGAGCAGCGACGACTGCGTCTTGGGGGAGGAGCGGTTGATCTCGTCGGCGATGACGATGTGCGCGAACACCGCGCCGGGGGTGAATTCGAACTGCCGCTGGACCGGGTTGAACACCGACACGCCCGTGATGTCGCCGGGCAGCAGGTCGGGGGTGAACTGGATGCGACGGACGTCGGCGTCGACGGTCGCGGCCAGCGCCCGCGCGAGCATGGTCTTACCCACGCCCGGCACGTCTTCGATGAGCAGGTGGCCCTCGGCCAGCAGCGCGATCAGGGCACTCCGCACGGCATCCGGCTTGCCGTCGATGACACGCGAGATGGATGCGACGATCTCCCCGGTCAGACGGGCGAACGTCGCCGCGGTGAGCGGCTCGTCGATCCCGGGGCGTGCGGGGGCGGTGTCGGAGCGGCGCATCCGTGAGGCCGCCTCGGGCATGACCGTCTCGTCCATGGCATCCCTTGGGTCGCGGGCGGAGGCGCGTCGTGGCCACCGTGACCTGATCGTAACCCGGGCCGCGGACACCGGGGCCCGAAACCAGCGGGTGCCCAGGCGTCACTCGGCCGATGCACCGGCCCCTAGGATCGGGGAGCGTTGATCCACCCGAGGAGCCGCGCATGTCCGATGCCACCCCGTCCCTGCCCGCTTTCACCCACGTGCTCGCCGTCGACATCGG
This window contains:
- a CDS encoding DUF58 domain-containing protein; the encoded protein is MSRLWPFTLRGTGALVLAVTSFVVARQAGIPELMYFGTLLVALLAGSAVVLLLTRGAGEVTRAVSPDVPEVGARAEVVVRAGLRSALPASAGRWSDVVPAGLAGRARGSFPAAAAVELRYDVVGAARGIHSLGPLEVTTTDPFGVLRRRLRLGRPTPVTVAPAVIDLAALPSASGEAGGTRQTAALQLGQGADNLVARPYAPGDSMRRIHWRATAHRDMLMVRQEEQESSPAATVVLDRAVSRWSPAAALAPASDPAFETAVSACVSVLARLVHEGYTVDVVDSDGTLLVDPVEGGDDVEARAAAAMFATLTARPDDESRRVLPASAAALLGPLVVVTGSLTPDDRAGLGSTAPRSSLAVLLAVAEHTELDALRHAGWRASTLRPRGDIAESWDAAMEQGYARVDR
- a CDS encoding MoxR family ATPase — its product is MRRSDTAPARPGIDEPLTAATFARLTGEIVASISRVIDGKPDAVRSALIALLAEGHLLIEDVPGVGKTMLARALAATVDADVRRIQFTPDLLPGDITGVSVFNPVQRQFEFTPGAVFAHIVIADEINRSSPKTQSSLLEAMEERQVTVDGRTHVLPSPFLVVATQNPLEMEGTYALPEAQRDRFLLRISMGYPDAAAEALMLRQRDTVNPLDALTPAVTAKQVTAMIAWARGVHLAPALEEYVVALAQATRSHPDIRLGASPRATLQLVRAAKVRAALDGRSYVIPDDLTALLSPVFAHRLIANRSAAGGRAGAAVVAEALDRIAASVRVPLAPRP